From Paraburkholderia fungorum, the proteins below share one genomic window:
- a CDS encoding VOC family protein, which translates to MHKQIYVNLAVDNLDRSKAFFSAIGFRFDPQFTNAQAACLILGDNIYAMLLVKHLFGSFTRKALCDPRESTEALVGLSCESRGEVDALVAKALAAGGSVPRAPQDFGFMYGHGFEDIDGHIWELIHMDPDAHAAAQAAAQVTG; encoded by the coding sequence ATGCACAAGCAGATTTACGTCAATCTCGCCGTCGACAATCTCGACCGCTCGAAAGCGTTTTTCAGCGCGATCGGCTTCCGCTTCGATCCGCAATTCACCAATGCGCAGGCCGCGTGTCTGATCCTCGGCGACAACATTTACGCGATGCTGCTGGTCAAGCATCTGTTTGGGTCGTTCACGCGCAAGGCGCTCTGCGATCCGCGTGAGAGCACCGAGGCGCTGGTGGGTTTGTCGTGCGAAAGCCGTGGCGAGGTGGATGCGCTGGTCGCGAAGGCGCTCGCCGCCGGTGGTTCCGTGCCGCGCGCGCCGCAGGATTTCGGCTTCATGTACGGGCACGGTTTCGAGGACATCGACGGCCACATCTGGGAGTTGATCCATATGGACCCGGACGCGCACGCAGCGGCTCAGGCGGCCGCTCAGGTGACAGGCTAG
- a CDS encoding LysE family translocator, whose amino-acid sequence MIDGSAVLGVFSVYIAGVVIPGPNFVAVAHKAASATRLEALAVVAGIVLVNLFWASCAILGVGIVFAAFPWLALAVKVAGAAYLIWFGGRLIFNASAGKPAPSVDAPAGGFRQSFAQGFATNIANPKSMAFFAAVFSSAAPAHVSVGTFAAMLGMVCVTAGSWYGFVALTLSHSRIASAYRRSKAWVDRICGGLIVALGVRQLIR is encoded by the coding sequence GTGATCGATGGTTCCGCCGTTCTAGGCGTTTTCTCCGTGTACATCGCCGGTGTCGTGATTCCCGGTCCGAACTTCGTCGCGGTCGCGCACAAGGCGGCGTCGGCGACGCGACTCGAAGCGCTCGCCGTGGTCGCGGGCATCGTGCTGGTCAATCTGTTCTGGGCGAGTTGCGCGATTCTCGGCGTGGGCATCGTATTCGCCGCGTTTCCGTGGCTCGCGCTGGCGGTGAAAGTGGCCGGCGCCGCTTACCTGATCTGGTTCGGCGGACGGTTGATCTTCAACGCGTCGGCGGGAAAACCGGCGCCGAGCGTTGACGCGCCCGCAGGCGGCTTCCGTCAGTCGTTCGCTCAAGGCTTCGCGACCAATATCGCGAACCCGAAATCGATGGCGTTTTTCGCCGCCGTGTTCTCGTCGGCTGCACCGGCGCATGTGAGCGTCGGCACGTTTGCCGCGATGCTCGGCATGGTCTGCGTGACGGCGGGTAGCTGGTACGGCTTTGTCGCGCTGACGCTGTCGCATTCGCGAATCGCATCGGCGTACCGGCGCAGCAAGGCGTGGGTCGACCGGATATGCGGCGGGTTGATCGTCGCGTTGGGCGTGCGTCAACTGATCCGCTAG
- a CDS encoding DUF4337 domain-containing protein has product MSEEYEVHGLHDHAVEHAGHHDADPFASRMAVMTAILATIGALCAYQSGNAENLALFYKNEAAIKKTEASNQWNYYQAKGEKENLAELGAALSANNSDAHTKFLADVDKYKQQKAPIRAKAEEIEKEVLDNDAHSEALLHGHHRWAQATLLIQVAIALCAITLLTRKNWMRNLSFGVAAAGVVTAAVAFFGL; this is encoded by the coding sequence ATGTCTGAAGAATACGAAGTGCACGGTCTGCACGACCATGCGGTTGAACACGCCGGTCATCACGACGCGGACCCGTTTGCGAGCCGCATGGCCGTGATGACGGCGATCCTCGCGACGATCGGCGCGCTGTGTGCGTACCAGAGCGGCAACGCCGAAAATCTGGCGCTGTTCTACAAGAACGAAGCCGCGATCAAGAAGACCGAAGCGTCGAACCAGTGGAACTACTATCAGGCCAAGGGCGAGAAGGAAAACCTCGCGGAACTCGGCGCGGCATTGTCGGCGAACAACAGCGACGCGCACACCAAATTTCTCGCCGACGTCGATAAATACAAGCAGCAGAAAGCGCCGATCCGCGCGAAGGCCGAGGAGATCGAGAAGGAAGTGCTCGATAACGACGCCCACAGCGAAGCGCTGCTGCACGGCCACCATCGCTGGGCGCAGGCCACGCTGCTGATCCAGGTCGCGATTGCGCTGTGCGCGATCACGCTGCTGACGCGCAAGAACTGGATGCGCAACCTGTCGTTCGGTGTGGCGGCAGCGGGCGTGGTCACCGCCGCCGTTGCGTTTTTCGGCCTGTGA
- a CDS encoding YciI family protein codes for MRFMILVKATAASEAGEMPDVSLIAAMGAYHQQLANAGVLLDATGLQPSSKGWRIRYSGGQRTVVDGPFPETQELLAGYTLIQVRSREEAMEWARRFPAPFGEGADGEIEVRQLFELDDFESGPEIERFRDLEATRRE; via the coding sequence ATGCGTTTCATGATCCTCGTAAAAGCGACGGCCGCCAGTGAAGCCGGCGAAATGCCCGACGTCTCGCTGATTGCGGCAATGGGCGCGTATCACCAGCAACTGGCGAACGCCGGCGTGCTACTCGACGCCACCGGATTGCAGCCGAGTTCGAAGGGCTGGCGCATTCGCTACAGCGGCGGCCAGCGCACGGTGGTCGACGGGCCGTTCCCGGAGACCCAGGAACTGCTCGCCGGTTACACGCTGATTCAGGTGCGCTCACGCGAGGAGGCCATGGAGTGGGCGCGGCGCTTTCCTGCGCCGTTCGGCGAAGGCGCCGATGGGGAGATCGAGGTGCGTCAGTTGTTTGAGCTCGACGACTTCGAGTCCGGCCCGGAGATCGAACGGTTTCGCGATCTTGAAGCGACGCGACGCGAATAG
- a CDS encoding AraC family transcriptional regulator, with the protein MPKARPPQLDDDADARSLARHYSRGLRIDPHSHTWAQVLYAVSGVMWVEVGREALVVPPQRAVWLPAGTLHSIHMMSDVEMRNIYFHERTVGHLSRRSDVFEVNGLLRELITSIAEHEDSCARDQVYLDAAYRLAMLELAHAPRSSLRIALPDASDRRLEALCRAVIGNPSIEISFEQHAASAGASVRTLARLFTRELGIGFAEWRRQVQLAVAVSWLAEGRSVSSIARSLGFQPSSFSDMFRRELGAPPTGFDPGGTLSEAASAGLAD; encoded by the coding sequence GTGCCCAAAGCCCGCCCTCCCCAACTCGACGACGACGCCGATGCCCGCTCGCTAGCGCGGCATTATTCGCGCGGGCTGCGCATCGATCCTCACTCGCATACGTGGGCGCAGGTGCTGTACGCGGTGTCGGGGGTGATGTGGGTCGAGGTCGGCCGCGAAGCGCTGGTCGTGCCGCCGCAGCGCGCGGTATGGCTGCCCGCGGGCACGCTCCATTCGATCCACATGATGAGCGACGTGGAGATGCGCAACATCTATTTCCACGAGCGCACAGTCGGACACCTGAGCCGGCGCAGCGACGTGTTCGAGGTCAACGGCCTGCTGCGCGAGCTGATTACGTCGATCGCGGAACACGAGGACAGTTGTGCCCGCGATCAGGTCTATCTCGACGCCGCCTACCGCCTTGCAATGCTGGAGCTCGCGCACGCACCGCGCTCGTCGCTGCGCATCGCGCTGCCCGACGCGTCGGACCGGCGACTCGAAGCGCTATGCCGGGCGGTGATCGGGAATCCGTCGATTGAAATCAGCTTCGAGCAACACGCGGCCTCCGCTGGCGCGAGCGTGCGGACGTTGGCGCGGCTCTTCACGCGCGAGCTGGGCATCGGTTTCGCGGAATGGCGGCGGCAGGTGCAACTGGCGGTAGCCGTGTCGTGGCTCGCGGAAGGACGGTCGGTGAGCAGCATCGCGCGGTCGCTGGGTTTTCAGCCGAGCAGTTTCAGCGACATGTTCCGGCGTGAACTCGGTGCGCCGCCGACCGGCTTCGATCCGGGCGGCACGTTGAGCGAGGCGGCTTCGGCCGGGCTGGCCGACTAG
- a CDS encoding RNA polymerase sigma factor, which yields MTVLATHRAIEAVWRIESAKVIAHVARIVRDVGLAEELAQDALVSALEHWPDAGVPDNPGAWLMATAKNRALDRLRQEALHARKREELGHDLDAQEAHLVPDFVDALDAARADDIGDDLLRLVFTACHPVLSTDARVALTLRLLGGLTTDEIARAFLVPEPTIAQRIVRAKRTLSAAKVPFDVPQADARAPRLASVLQVIYLIFNEGYSATAGDDWMRPALCEEALRLGRVLSGLVPDESEAYGLVALMEIQASRTRARTDAQGRPVLLLDQDRSRWDPLLIRRGLAALGNAYALGGAGGPYALQAALAACHARARRAEDTDWVQIVALYDALLQVTPSPVVALNRAVAVGMAFGPAAGLDIADALADDAALANYHWLPSVRGDLLVKLGRLDEARAEFERAASMTRNARERELLLERVGDLEH from the coding sequence GTGACGGTACTGGCCACCCATCGTGCCATCGAGGCAGTCTGGCGGATCGAATCCGCCAAGGTCATCGCCCACGTCGCGCGGATCGTGCGCGATGTCGGGCTTGCCGAGGAACTGGCGCAGGACGCGCTGGTGTCCGCGCTCGAACATTGGCCGGACGCGGGCGTGCCCGACAATCCGGGAGCATGGCTAATGGCGACCGCGAAGAACCGCGCGCTCGACCGCTTGCGCCAGGAAGCGCTGCATGCGCGCAAACGCGAAGAGCTGGGTCACGATCTCGACGCGCAGGAGGCGCATCTCGTCCCCGATTTCGTCGATGCGCTCGATGCCGCGCGGGCCGACGACATCGGCGACGATCTGCTGCGGCTGGTGTTCACCGCGTGTCACCCCGTGCTGTCGACGGATGCGCGGGTCGCGCTGACGCTGCGCCTGCTCGGCGGCCTCACCACCGATGAAATCGCCCGCGCATTCCTGGTGCCCGAGCCGACCATCGCGCAACGAATCGTGCGCGCCAAACGCACGTTGTCGGCGGCGAAAGTGCCGTTCGATGTGCCGCAGGCGGACGCGCGCGCGCCGCGTCTCGCGTCGGTTCTGCAGGTGATCTATCTGATTTTCAACGAAGGTTATTCGGCGACCGCCGGCGACGACTGGATGCGTCCCGCGCTCTGCGAGGAGGCGCTGCGGCTGGGGCGCGTGCTCAGCGGTCTGGTGCCGGACGAGAGCGAAGCGTACGGCCTCGTCGCGCTGATGGAGATTCAGGCGTCGCGCACGCGTGCGAGGACCGACGCGCAGGGGCGTCCGGTGCTGCTGCTCGATCAGGACCGCAGCCGCTGGGACCCGCTGCTGATTCGTCGCGGTCTCGCCGCACTCGGCAACGCGTATGCGCTAGGCGGCGCGGGTGGTCCGTATGCGTTGCAGGCCGCGCTGGCCGCGTGTCATGCGCGCGCCCGCCGTGCCGAAGATACCGACTGGGTGCAGATCGTCGCGTTATACGACGCGCTGTTGCAAGTCACACCGTCGCCGGTGGTCGCGTTGAATCGCGCGGTGGCGGTGGGGATGGCGTTCGGCCCGGCAGCCGGTCTGGACATCGCCGATGCGCTCGCCGACGATGCCGCGCTCGCCAACTACCACTGGTTGCCGAGCGTGCGCGGCGATCTGCTGGTCAAGCTGGGCCGGCTGGACGAAGCGCGCGCCGAGTTCGAGCGCGCCGCATCGATGACGCGCAACGCTCGCGAGCGCGAGTTGCTGCTCGAACGCGTGGGCGACCTCGAGCATTGA
- a CDS encoding DUF1427 family protein has protein sequence MKAYLVSLAAGVVVGLIYSVMEVKSPAPPTVALVGLLGMLAGEHLIPFVRTWFATGLH, from the coding sequence ATGAAAGCGTATCTGGTTTCGCTGGCTGCGGGCGTCGTGGTCGGCCTGATTTACAGCGTGATGGAAGTAAAGTCGCCCGCGCCGCCGACCGTCGCGCTGGTCGGGCTGCTCGGCATGCTCGCCGGGGAGCATCTGATTCCGTTCGTGCGGACGTGGTTCGCGACGGGCCTTCATTGA
- a CDS encoding quinone oxidoreductase family protein — protein MKAIQFKSSGSPDVLDYVDLPTPQADADSAVVRIVAASVNPSDVKNVSGHFEHTTLPRVPGRDFSGVVVDGPQAWLGAEVWGTGGDIGFTRDGTHAEFIKIPLTALSRKPATLSHAAASAIGVNFVVAWLGTVEYAHLQAGETIAVIGAGGGVGGAVVQIAKARGARVIAVDRHPLDAATPAGRLIDDYVPFDENVTDKLRALTHGEGADVVYDTVGGVAFETALSLVKRRGRVLEISGTGKRRVEFDLIDFYHNETQLLGVDSAKLGVAESAPLMTALVEGFESGKLTGPAIAQEFPLERARDAYQAVAAGTRGRVVIRM, from the coding sequence ATGAAAGCGATTCAGTTCAAGTCTTCTGGCAGCCCCGACGTACTCGATTACGTCGATCTGCCCACTCCCCAGGCCGACGCGGACAGCGCGGTCGTCCGCATCGTGGCGGCATCGGTCAATCCGAGCGACGTAAAAAACGTATCCGGTCATTTCGAGCACACCACGTTGCCGCGCGTGCCGGGCCGCGACTTCAGCGGCGTGGTCGTGGACGGCCCGCAAGCATGGCTCGGCGCAGAAGTGTGGGGCACGGGCGGCGACATCGGCTTCACCCGCGACGGCACGCACGCCGAGTTCATCAAGATTCCGCTCACGGCGCTGTCGCGCAAACCGGCCACGCTGAGCCACGCCGCCGCGTCCGCGATTGGCGTGAACTTCGTGGTCGCGTGGCTCGGCACGGTCGAGTACGCGCATCTGCAAGCGGGCGAAACCATCGCGGTGATCGGCGCGGGCGGCGGCGTCGGCGGGGCGGTCGTGCAGATTGCGAAAGCGCGCGGCGCGCGCGTGATTGCCGTCGACCGTCATCCGCTCGATGCGGCTACCCCGGCAGGCAGGTTGATCGACGACTACGTTCCGTTCGACGAAAACGTCACCGACAAGCTGCGTGCGCTGACCCATGGCGAAGGCGCGGACGTGGTGTACGACACCGTCGGCGGGGTCGCCTTCGAGACCGCGCTGAGTCTCGTCAAACGCCGTGGCCGCGTGCTGGAGATCAGCGGAACGGGTAAGCGCCGTGTCGAGTTCGACCTGATCGATTTCTATCACAACGAGACACAGTTGCTCGGCGTGGACAGCGCGAAACTCGGCGTCGCCGAATCGGCCCCGCTGATGACGGCGCTGGTCGAAGGCTTCGAAAGCGGCAAGCTGACCGGGCCGGCGATCGCGCAGGAATTCCCGCTCGAACGGGCCCGCGACGCGTATCAGGCCGTGGCCGCCGGCACGCGCGGACGCGTCGTCATCCGTATGTAA
- a CDS encoding YciI family protein, producing MSYLLLIVEPPNQRIERGEAKGREVYAQMADFAAGLKERGKLLAVESLVSQNDAVRVQVRDGQPKLLDGPFAEAKEMIGGFFLLDCETRQEAVEIAQACPAASWCTVEVRKVGPCFI from the coding sequence ATGTCTTATCTGCTGCTCATCGTCGAACCCCCGAATCAACGGATCGAACGCGGCGAGGCGAAAGGCCGCGAGGTCTACGCCCAGATGGCCGACTTTGCCGCCGGTCTGAAGGAGCGCGGCAAGCTGCTGGCGGTCGAATCGCTCGTTTCCCAGAATGACGCCGTGCGCGTGCAGGTTCGCGACGGTCAGCCGAAATTGCTCGATGGACCCTTCGCCGAGGCCAAGGAAATGATCGGCGGGTTTTTCCTGCTCGATTGCGAAACCCGGCAAGAAGCGGTCGAGATCGCGCAGGCGTGTCCTGCGGCGTCATGGTGCACCGTCGAAGTTCGCAAGGTCGGGCCATGCTTCATCTGA